One window of Sphingomonas sp. KC8 genomic DNA carries:
- a CDS encoding acetyl-CoA acetyltransferase, whose translation MSLKDKVAVIGAGCSKFAENWTKNAEDMIVDAVFEAYADAGIDDPDRQIDAIFCGSLYSAQGPVEVSESLKLFKPLSSVYNYCATGTEAFRVACMAVAAGVHDTVLVVGYDKPKDRGVSGPSVSIRGVRDLPATPAGWFALCAKPYFKAFGAGREHLARIAVKNHANGCLAPKSFLKKEITIEDALNARMISWPFGLYDCAAQTDGAAAVIVTRASMARTFRDDPVLVKAVVSASAPNPHTDPDNDFLRWKATETAAAAAYRMAGIDDPFRQIDVAQVHDCFTLTELLSYEDLGFCAKGAAKEHIESGSFALAGELPVNSDGGLKSFGHPTGATGVRMIVENVLQLQGRAGARQVAKASLALSHNIGGFPTGCAVAILGME comes from the coding sequence ATGAGCCTGAAGGACAAGGTTGCCGTCATCGGCGCCGGCTGCTCCAAATTCGCCGAAAACTGGACGAAGAACGCCGAGGACATGATCGTCGATGCGGTGTTCGAAGCCTATGCCGACGCGGGCATCGACGATCCCGATCGCCAGATCGACGCGATCTTCTGTGGTTCGCTATATTCCGCGCAAGGCCCCGTCGAGGTTTCGGAATCGCTGAAACTCTTCAAGCCGCTCAGTTCGGTCTACAATTATTGCGCCACCGGCACCGAAGCCTTCCGCGTCGCCTGCATGGCCGTGGCGGCGGGCGTGCACGATACCGTGCTGGTCGTGGGCTATGACAAGCCCAAGGATCGGGGCGTTTCCGGCCCGTCCGTCAGCATCCGTGGGGTGCGCGATCTACCGGCCACCCCGGCGGGCTGGTTCGCGCTGTGCGCCAAGCCCTATTTCAAGGCGTTCGGCGCCGGCCGCGAACATCTTGCCCGGATCGCGGTGAAGAACCATGCCAACGGGTGCCTCGCGCCGAAATCCTTCCTGAAGAAGGAAATCACGATCGAGGATGCACTGAACGCGCGGATGATTTCCTGGCCGTTCGGGCTGTACGATTGCGCGGCACAAACCGATGGGGCTGCCGCCGTCATCGTCACCCGCGCTTCGATGGCGCGCACGTTTCGGGATGATCCGGTGCTGGTGAAGGCGGTGGTGTCGGCGTCCGCGCCCAACCCGCATACCGATCCGGACAATGATTTCCTGCGCTGGAAGGCCACCGAGACGGCCGCCGCCGCCGCCTATCGCATGGCCGGGATCGACGATCCGTTTCGCCAGATCGACGTAGCGCAGGTGCACGACTGTTTCACGCTGACCGAATTGCTGAGTTACGAGGATCTTGGTTTCTGCGCCAAGGGTGCGGCCAAGGAGCATATTGAAAGCGGCAGTTTCGCGCTGGCCGGTGAATTGCCGGTCAACAGCGATGGCGGGCTGAAATCTTTCGGGCATCCGACGGGCGCGACCGGCGTGCGGATGATCGTCGAAAATGTGCTGCAGCTTCAGGGGCGGGCCGGCGCGCGGCAGGTGGCGAAGGCGTCGCTGGCGCTGAGCCACAATATCGGCGGGTTTCCCACGGGATGTGCCGTCGCCATCCTCGGAATGGAGTAA
- a CDS encoding OB-fold domain-containing protein, with protein MSGILAYGVHVPLRRMPLGLLKGGKAGSAERAVAWADEDATTMGVAAAQDCLEGRDRSRIGLIIFATTGHDYLEKQGASLIARVLDLPKDVRTIDVAHSLRAGAQALAFAIDAVRAGDIAAALVIAADCRTGVPGSDFESNGGDAAAAFLISNDAPFARFAGGVSRSQEIIDVWRRTGDRFPHGWEDRFVTEYGYLTPAATAATALAAGHEPDGSWRWVLSAPNARAHAGLAGRLKIAAAQLQDPLFGRVGFCGSAHALVQLAGALDDAPAGSRVAMVAHGDGAEALLFDVERASGRMALAPALAQRRPITSLDAYRKVLGLDPTEYPAPDDAGISATVHFRERDENLALAGQRCACGEPQFPKGRVCIRCRKQGPFTRERFAERRGHIVTFTLDAFFPSPEPPTAVGIVQVEGGPRIHMQIADVPADRIDIGMPVRFVFRRIHQAGRKPNYFWKCVPVEGDAT; from the coding sequence ATGAGCGGTATCCTTGCCTATGGGGTGCATGTGCCCTTGCGCCGGATGCCGCTGGGGCTGCTGAAAGGCGGCAAGGCGGGCAGCGCGGAGCGGGCGGTTGCCTGGGCCGACGAAGATGCCACCACGATGGGCGTCGCCGCCGCGCAGGATTGCCTTGAAGGGCGAGATCGCAGCCGGATCGGCCTGATCATCTTTGCCACGACCGGCCATGATTATCTGGAAAAGCAGGGAGCATCGCTGATCGCGCGGGTGCTGGACCTGCCAAAGGATGTGCGCACGATCGACGTGGCCCATTCGCTGCGCGCGGGTGCGCAGGCGCTGGCCTTTGCCATCGATGCGGTGCGGGCGGGTGATATCGCCGCAGCGCTGGTGATCGCGGCGGATTGCCGCACGGGCGTGCCGGGCAGCGATTTCGAAAGCAACGGGGGCGATGCCGCCGCCGCTTTCCTGATATCGAATGACGCACCCTTTGCGCGCTTCGCAGGCGGCGTTTCGCGCAGCCAAGAGATTATCGATGTGTGGCGGCGTACCGGCGATCGTTTCCCTCATGGCTGGGAAGATCGGTTCGTCACCGAATATGGTTATCTCACGCCGGCCGCGACGGCGGCAACTGCGCTTGCGGCTGGCCATGAACCTGACGGATCATGGCGTTGGGTGTTGAGTGCGCCCAATGCGCGGGCGCATGCCGGGCTGGCTGGGCGATTGAAGATCGCGGCGGCACAATTGCAGGACCCGCTTTTCGGACGCGTCGGCTTTTGTGGATCGGCCCATGCGCTGGTGCAACTGGCGGGTGCGCTGGACGATGCGCCGGCCGGCAGCCGGGTTGCGATGGTGGCCCATGGCGATGGTGCGGAAGCCCTGCTGTTCGATGTGGAACGGGCGAGCGGGCGGATGGCTTTGGCACCCGCGCTCGCGCAGCGCAGGCCGATCACCAGCCTTGATGCCTATCGCAAGGTGCTTGGGCTTGATCCGACGGAATATCCAGCCCCCGACGATGCCGGCATTTCCGCGACGGTGCATTTCCGCGAACGCGACGAAAATCTGGCGCTGGCCGGGCAACGCTGCGCCTGTGGCGAACCGCAATTCCCGAAAGGGCGCGTCTGTATCCGCTGCCGCAAGCAGGGGCCGTTCACGCGCGAACGGTTTGCCGAAAGGCGGGGGCATATCGTCACCTTCACGCTCGACGCCTTTTTCCCCAGCCCCGAACCGCCCACGGCGGTCGGTATCGTTCAGGTCGAAGGGGGGCCGCGTATTCATATGCAGATCGCCGACGTTCCGGCCGACCGGATCGATATCGGCATGCCGGTGCGCTTCGTGTTCCGGCGGATCCATCAGGCCGGGCGCAAACCCAATTATTTCTGGAAATGCGTTCCCGTCGAAGGAGACGCGACATGA
- a CDS encoding N-acyl-D-amino-acid deacylase family protein, with protein MSDVDLIIRGGLVCDGTGGEPYRADVAIGGGRIVAIGKGLTADAEVIDASGCIVTPGFVDVHTHYDGQAIWSSRLAPSSLHGVTTVIIGNCGVGFAPCRPADRDRLVELMEGVEDIPEIAMVEGLPWDWESFPDFLDALERRPRDIDVAALIPHSALRVFVMAERGAAREPATAADIHEMQRLVGEAMDAGAIGLGTSRQIIHRTAHGALIPSYDVATTELQALVEAMGDRGVFQIVLDVPNASWNDEFDALQKIVGTSSKPVTFPLGQGSADPDGWRDVLALVRDANAAGRTFIPQVLPRPIGVVLSHASTSHPFRDRPGYKALPTDLAQRVAALRQPDVRAQILSEEPDGDATPLRRMSCAYDQMFPLGDPPQYEPDPANSIAAQAARRGITADELAYDLLLEDDGHAMLYVAIGNYAQSTLDPVREMLIDENTIIGLGDGGAHYGMICDASYPTFMLTHWRHDRQGDRMSLPWLVKALSHDTARAFGLHDRGLIREGMKADVNVINLDRLRLHKPTIIHDLPAGGARLMQEATGYAATIVAGQVIYRNGEPTDNLPGRVVRGTA; from the coding sequence ATGTCCGACGTGGATCTGATCATTCGGGGCGGGCTGGTGTGCGATGGAACCGGTGGCGAACCCTATCGGGCCGATGTGGCGATCGGCGGCGGGCGCATCGTGGCGATCGGCAAAGGGCTGACAGCCGATGCCGAAGTGATCGATGCCAGCGGCTGCATCGTCACGCCGGGTTTTGTCGACGTGCACACCCATTATGATGGTCAGGCGATCTGGTCGTCCCGGCTGGCGCCATCGTCGCTGCACGGCGTTACCACCGTCATCATCGGCAATTGCGGCGTGGGCTTTGCGCCTTGCCGCCCGGCAGACCGGGACCGGCTGGTCGAACTGATGGAAGGGGTGGAAGACATCCCCGAAATCGCCATGGTCGAAGGGCTACCATGGGACTGGGAAAGCTTTCCCGATTTCCTCGACGCATTGGAACGGCGGCCGCGCGATATCGACGTGGCGGCGCTAATCCCGCATTCGGCGCTTCGCGTCTTCGTGATGGCCGAACGCGGCGCGGCGCGCGAACCCGCCACCGCCGCCGACATCCACGAAATGCAGCGGCTGGTGGGCGAAGCCATGGACGCAGGGGCGATCGGCCTCGGCACATCGCGCCAGATCATCCACCGCACGGCCCATGGCGCACTGATCCCAAGCTATGACGTCGCCACCACCGAATTGCAGGCGCTGGTCGAGGCCATGGGCGATCGCGGCGTCTTCCAGATCGTGCTCGACGTGCCCAACGCAAGCTGGAATGACGAATTCGACGCGCTACAAAAAATCGTCGGCACGTCGAGCAAACCCGTCACCTTCCCGCTTGGGCAGGGCAGCGCGGACCCGGACGGATGGCGCGATGTGCTGGCGCTTGTCCGCGACGCGAACGCCGCCGGACGCACCTTCATCCCACAGGTGCTTCCCCGCCCGATCGGCGTGGTGCTCAGCCACGCATCGACATCCCACCCCTTCCGCGATCGGCCAGGCTACAAGGCTTTGCCGACGGATCTGGCGCAGCGGGTGGCGGCCCTGCGCCAACCGGACGTGCGCGCGCAGATATTGAGCGAGGAACCCGACGGCGATGCCACCCCGCTGCGCCGGATGAGTTGCGCTTATGATCAGATGTTCCCGCTGGGCGATCCGCCGCAATATGAACCCGACCCCGCCAACAGCATCGCCGCGCAGGCCGCGCGCCGTGGCATCACGGCCGATGAACTGGCCTATGATCTTCTGCTGGAAGATGATGGCCATGCGATGCTCTACGTCGCGATCGGCAATTACGCGCAATCAACGCTCGATCCCGTGCGCGAAATGCTGATCGATGAAAATACGATCATCGGGCTGGGCGACGGCGGCGCCCATTACGGGATGATCTGCGACGCCAGCTATCCGACGTTCATGCTCACCCACTGGCGGCACGATCGACAGGGGGATCGCATGTCCCTGCCCTGGCTGGTGAAGGCGCTCAGCCATGATACGGCGCGCGCCTTCGGGCTGCACGATCGCGGCCTGATCCGCGAAGGGATGAAGGCCGATGTGAACGTGATCAATCTCGACAGGCTGAGACTGCACAAGCCCACCATCATCCACGATCTGCCTGCGGGCGGCGCGCGCCTGATGCAGGAGGCGACAGGATATGCCGCCACGATCGTCGCCGGGCAGGTCATCTATCGCAATGGCGAACCCACCGACAACCTGCCGGGACGCGTGGTGCGCGGAACCGCGTGA
- a CDS encoding PilZ domain-containing protein: MIDATRRSARHDIQAEAVLHVAGSPPLAVAVCNISRHGIVIDSLASLNGDCAITIEFMPGMRLAARFVWQDGFQTGLELAEPIRATDYWPLLQHLNGYSPAGTISS, encoded by the coding sequence ATGATCGACGCCACGCGACGCAGCGCCCGCCACGACATTCAGGCGGAAGCCGTGCTCCATGTCGCGGGAAGCCCGCCGCTGGCCGTCGCTGTCTGCAACATATCCCGCCACGGCATTGTCATCGACAGCCTCGCATCCCTGAACGGCGATTGCGCGATCACCATCGAATTCATGCCCGGAATGCGGCTGGCCGCACGCTTTGTCTGGCAGGATGGTTTTCAAACGGGGCTTGAACTGGCCGAACCCATCCGGGCGACGGACTATTGGCCCTTGCTGCAACATTTGAATGGATACAGCCCCGCGGGCACCATCTCCTCCTAG
- a CDS encoding acyl-CoA dehydrogenase family protein, producing MNLDFTEEQVMLRDSLRSICEAESDSKAVRQAERDPASAMAGVWRSLADAGFLGLGIAEAYGGSALGMIETAVAAHEFGRFLVPVPHFESAFCAARLIAAAGNDEQRARWLPGIADGSLVVVPASYEAGGGDDLASVKLALAPKDDGFSLTGQKLFVAYAAAADCLLVLVRGAGRTGEHGLACIDRRAPGVRVTAEPNLASASLCTVDFDDVKIARGDLLGDGGAVADAWNAVFMEGLIPLAAQAVGGAERVLEMSIAYAKEREQFDRPIGSFQSIAHYLADAATELEAARVLTWQAAWAHAEGLPFDRLAITAKLFACRAFRRISALAIQIHGGLGFTSEADPQLYFRRAKHQQLLHGESGWLEKQLARRVIDGDIPVLN from the coding sequence ATGAATCTGGATTTCACCGAAGAGCAAGTGATGCTGCGCGATAGCCTGCGCAGCATTTGCGAAGCCGAATCCGACAGCAAGGCTGTTCGGCAGGCGGAGCGCGATCCGGCGTCCGCCATGGCCGGGGTGTGGCGCAGCCTGGCCGATGCCGGATTTCTCGGGCTGGGCATTGCCGAGGCGTATGGCGGCTCCGCGCTCGGCATGATCGAAACTGCGGTCGCGGCGCATGAATTTGGTCGCTTCCTGGTTCCGGTCCCGCATTTCGAAAGCGCGTTTTGTGCGGCCCGGTTGATCGCGGCGGCAGGAAATGATGAGCAGCGTGCACGCTGGCTGCCGGGCATCGCGGATGGATCGCTTGTCGTCGTGCCGGCATCCTATGAGGCGGGTGGCGGGGACGATCTGGCGTCGGTGAAGCTCGCGCTTGCGCCCAAGGATGACGGGTTCTCGCTTACAGGGCAAAAGCTGTTCGTGGCATATGCGGCGGCGGCGGATTGCCTGCTTGTGCTGGTGCGGGGGGCTGGCCGAACAGGCGAACATGGTCTTGCCTGCATTGATCGGCGCGCGCCTGGTGTGCGCGTCACGGCGGAACCCAATCTGGCCAGCGCGTCACTTTGCACCGTCGATTTCGATGATGTGAAGATTGCGCGGGGCGATCTGCTTGGTGATGGCGGCGCGGTGGCCGATGCCTGGAACGCCGTGTTCATGGAAGGCCTGATCCCGTTGGCGGCCCAGGCCGTGGGCGGAGCCGAGCGGGTGCTGGAGATGAGCATCGCTTATGCCAAGGAACGCGAACAATTCGATCGGCCGATCGGCAGTTTCCAGTCGATCGCCCACTATCTGGCCGACGCGGCGACCGAACTGGAGGCCGCCCGCGTGCTGACATGGCAGGCGGCCTGGGCGCATGCCGAAGGATTGCCGTTCGATCGGCTGGCGATCACCGCCAAGCTGTTTGCCTGTCGCGCGTTTCGTAGGATTTCCGCTCTGGCGATCCAAATCCATGGCGGGCTGGGATTTACCAGCGAGGCGGATCCGCAGCTCTATTTTCGGCGCGCCAAGCATCAGCAGCTTTTGCACGGCGAAAGCGGATGGCTGGAAAAGCAACTCGCCCGGCGTGTGATCGATGGCGACATCCCCGTTCTCAACTGA
- a CDS encoding enoyl-CoA hydratase/isomerase family protein, producing the protein MGFETLRYEMHGPVAILTLAREAKRNAVNAVMSRELPAAWARFEADPHARVAIITGEGGRVFCSGADLADPPETDKAGKAATLDSIRWTAMQNGVTKPVIAAVNGGAVGGGLHFVADADIVLASDGAYFSDPHVAVGYVAALEPIMLARRMPIGAVMRMALTGGLERMDAQAAHRLGLVDEVVAADALLPQALALAVKISRHSPAAVARTKQAIWGAKEQDLGTALQAGWALIIDQIGHPDATEGPRAFAEKRPPVWKMPGEGA; encoded by the coding sequence ATGGGCTTTGAGACGCTCCGCTACGAAATGCACGGACCTGTCGCGATCCTGACGTTGGCGCGGGAGGCGAAGCGCAACGCCGTGAACGCGGTGATGAGCCGTGAACTGCCTGCCGCATGGGCGCGGTTTGAAGCTGACCCGCACGCACGCGTCGCGATCATCACGGGGGAGGGGGGGCGCGTCTTTTGTTCCGGCGCGGATTTGGCCGACCCGCCGGAGACGGACAAGGCGGGAAAGGCGGCGACGCTGGATTCGATCCGCTGGACCGCGATGCAAAATGGCGTGACGAAGCCGGTGATCGCCGCGGTCAATGGCGGTGCTGTGGGCGGTGGCCTGCATTTCGTGGCGGATGCCGATATCGTGCTGGCGTCGGACGGGGCCTATTTTTCGGACCCGCATGTGGCGGTTGGGTATGTCGCCGCGCTGGAACCGATCATGCTGGCCCGGCGAATGCCGATCGGCGCGGTGATGCGCATGGCGCTGACGGGTGGGCTTGAACGCATGGATGCACAGGCCGCCCATCGTCTCGGGCTGGTCGACGAGGTTGTCGCGGCCGATGCGTTGCTGCCGCAGGCGCTGGCGCTGGCGGTAAAGATCAGCCGTCATTCGCCGGCCGCCGTTGCGCGCACCAAACAAGCGATCTGGGGCGCGAAGGAGCAGGACCTTGGCACCGCCTTGCAGGCTGGCTGGGCACTGATCATCGACCAGATCGGCCATCCCGATGCCACGGAAGGCCCACGCGCATTCGCGGAAAAACGCCCGCCCGTGTGGAAGATGCCGGGGGAAGGCGCATGA
- a CDS encoding SDR family NAD(P)-dependent oxidoreductase codes for MALLEGKSAIVTGAGGGIGRGHALHLAAAGASVVVNDIHAEGAAAVVAEIIAGGGKAIASAHDIASEDGAAGMIAAAVAAFGGVDILVNNAGNLKDRTFLKMTGDEFDAVWRVHVKGTFWCAQQAARQMVAQGRGGAIINTTSAAHFGSFGQTNYAAAKGAIASMTYTWALELARYGIRVNAVSPLGMSKMSATTKPGEGVLAVQPDPTLNGPMIVFLASNEADYVSGQVFGTGGDRIALLSQPHYGKTLIRSEGWDLDAIRAHFRGQMRGAFGALGMLGQPYPFRGGVKAPDAGGAQ; via the coding sequence ATGGCTTTGCTCGAAGGAAAATCTGCGATCGTCACGGGCGCGGGCGGCGGAATTGGCCGGGGCCATGCGTTGCACCTTGCCGCCGCCGGCGCGTCCGTCGTCGTCAACGATATCCATGCCGAAGGCGCGGCGGCGGTTGTGGCGGAGATCATTGCGGGTGGTGGAAAGGCGATTGCGTCGGCGCACGACATCGCCAGCGAAGATGGCGCGGCCGGGATGATAGCGGCGGCCGTGGCGGCGTTCGGCGGGGTCGATATCCTCGTCAACAATGCCGGCAATCTGAAAGATCGCACCTTCCTGAAGATGACCGGCGACGAGTTTGATGCGGTGTGGCGCGTGCATGTGAAGGGCACCTTCTGGTGCGCGCAGCAGGCGGCCAGGCAGATGGTGGCCCAAGGGCGCGGTGGCGCGATCATCAACACCACGTCGGCGGCACATTTCGGCAGTTTCGGCCAGACCAACTATGCCGCCGCCAAGGGCGCGATCGCATCGATGACCTACACCTGGGCGTTGGAACTGGCGCGTTACGGCATTCGCGTCAACGCGGTCAGCCCGCTCGGCATGTCCAAGATGTCGGCCACCACCAAGCCGGGCGAAGGGGTTCTGGCGGTTCAGCCCGATCCTACGCTCAATGGCCCGATGATCGTTTTTCTGGCCTCGAATGAGGCGGATTACGTGTCGGGGCAGGTATTTGGCACCGGCGGCGATCGCATCGCGCTGCTGTCGCAACCGCATTATGGCAAGACGCTGATCCGCAGCGAGGGATGGGATCTGGATGCGATCCGCGCGCATTTCCGCGGACAGATGCGCGGGGCTTTCGGCGCGCTCGGGATGCTGGGCCAGCCCTATCCCTTTCGGGGTGGCGTGAAGGCGCCGGACGCCGGTGGCGCGCAATGA